In the genome of Leptotrichia sp. HSP-536, the window TTGGAAGATGCCCTTTATTACAGCTTTATTGCAGTAAGAGCAGAGGATGCGGCAAAATACCGTTCAGGAGACGGATATGACCTTAAAAAGCTGAAAGGGAAATCAATGGGATTTGTTACAAATAGTTCTACATCAGGATTTAAGATTCCAGGAAACTTGCTTGTAAAAGAATTTGGATTAAAAAACACTGATGAATTATTAGGAAATAAAGCATTTTCAAAAGTTATGTTTGGAAATTCGCATCCTGGAACTCAAGTTTTATTATTTAAAGGAGATGTGGATGCTGCAACATTTGCCATTCCAAAATCATTTACAATTTATGAGCTGACAGCTGGAAAAGACTTCAATTCAGGAGCCACATATAGAGTGAAAAAAGGAGCAGTTGCACCATTTGGAGATTATGCCGGAAAAAGTTTTACAGTTATAAAATCAATCCCTGTTTATAACGGAGCAATTGTATTTAATATAAGAACATTGGCAAAGGAAGATCAGGAAAAAATCAAGAAAGCTCTAATGTCTAAGTCAACAACTGATAATCCTCATATTTTCAGTGATAAAAACAGCAAAGTAAGAGGACTTTTCCTAAAAGAAAATCCCAATGTAGGATTTGTAGAAACAAATACAGCCTGGTATGAAGGAATGAAAAATATAAAATAATAAAATCGAGGAAAAAAATATGCGTTTAGATAAATTTTTAAAAGTAACAAGAATTATAAAAAGAAGAACTGTGGCAAAAGAGCTCGCAGATAATGGAAATATCGTTGTAAACGGAGATGTAAAGAAATCTTCTTATGATGTGAAAAAAGGAGATATTTTTGAAATAAAATATTTTAACAAGAATATAAAAGTAAAAGTTTTGGATTTGCCGCCTGAAAGTTTAAAAAAAGAATTTATTGATGATTATATCAAAATAATTTAATAAAATACTTTTATAATTTTAATAAAAATTACACTTTAGATACGAGCATGAAGTTGCTGTAAATTCGTAAAATATACTCAACTCCTTTTAATATTAAATCAGCAAAATTAATAATCTCTGTGTTCTAACGGCATAGTCATAATCTTTAAGTTTAATTTTAAAATAGTATTATAATAATATAATGATTAAAAAGGTTTTTGAAAAATTAATCAATCTAAGCTTATTAAAATAATTTTTAAGAACATAAAATTCTCTTTTTTTAGTAGAATCTCTAATAAATTTGGGAAAATATTAACTCT includes:
- a CDS encoding RNA-binding S4 domain-containing protein — protein: MRLDKFLKVTRIIKRRTVAKELADNGNIVVNGDVKKSSYDVKKGDIFEIKYFNKNIKVKVLDLPPESLKKEFIDDYIKII
- a CDS encoding phosphate/phosphite/phosphonate ABC transporter substrate-binding protein, with protein sequence MKRNILKSLLLLAILLFTISCGKKNNTIKIVFLPNETNDSLKKSREEFARVVQEATGKKVEIVTTTDYNITVENIVSGQSQIAYIGAEAYLNARQRTKDIEAVLTNAGKSGTLEDALYYSFIAVRAEDAAKYRSGDGYDLKKLKGKSMGFVTNSSTSGFKIPGNLLVKEFGLKNTDELLGNKAFSKVMFGNSHPGTQVLLFKGDVDAATFAIPKSFTIYELTAGKDFNSGATYRVKKGAVAPFGDYAGKSFTVIKSIPVYNGAIVFNIRTLAKEDQEKIKKALMSKSTTDNPHIFSDKNSKVRGLFLKENPNVGFVETNTAWYEGMKNIK